From a region of the Takifugu flavidus isolate HTHZ2018 chromosome 18, ASM371156v2, whole genome shotgun sequence genome:
- the slc35b1 gene encoding solute carrier family 35 member B1, whose protein sequence is MAAEKGAGRAGSLWDSSRIRFLVCFLGVFVCYFYYGILQETITRGDYGHGDKKEKFRFARTLVCIQCIISVVFAKILIQFFEGSKPDQTKSWLYAVCSLSYLGAMVSSNSALQYVNYPTQVLGKSCKPIPVMILGVTLLKKRYPLAKYLCVLLIVGGVALFLYKPNKSSAVADDHVFGFGEILLLVSLTLDGLTGVSQDHMRARFQTTANHMMLNINLWSTLVLGLAVLWTGEVWEFLSFTERYPSVIYNILLFAVTSALGQTFIFLTVVNFGPLTCSIVTTTRKFFTILGSVLLFGNSMSTLQWTGTILVFLGLGFDAKFGKPPKKTTH, encoded by the exons ATGGCGGCGGAGAAAGGAGCCGGGCGAGCCGGCTCGCTGTGGGACAGTTCGCGGATACGCTTCCTGGTTTGCTTCCTCGGAGTCTTCGTTTGCTACTTTTACTACGGAATTTTACAAGAAACAAT CACTCGAGGTGATTATGGTCATGGAGACAAGAAGGAGAAATTCAGGTTTGCCAGGACGTTGGTTTGCATCCAGTGCATCATCAGTGTCGTGTTTGCAAAAATCT TGATTCAGTTTTTTGAGGGCTCCAAACCAGACCAGACAAAGAGCTGGCTCTACGCTGTCTGCTCCCTCTCATATCTGGGAGCCATGGTGTCCAGTAACTCAGCCCTTCAGTACGTTAACTATCCCACACAG GTGTTGGGAAAGTCCTGCAAGCCCATCCCAG TGATGATCCTCGGCGTGACGCTGCTGAAGAAGAGATACCCGCTGGCCAAGTACCTGTGCGTGCTGCTGATCGTGGGCGGGGTCGCGCTGTTCCTCTACAAACCCAACAAGAGCTCAGCTGTTGCGGATGATCATGTTTTTGGCTTCGGGGAGATTCTGCTG CTGGTCTCGCTGACGCTGGACGGCTTGACGGGCGTGTCCCAGGACCACATGAGAGCTCGCTTTCAGACCACTGCAAATCACATGATGCTGAACATCAACCTGTGGTCCACCCTGGTGCTGGGTCTAG CCGTCCTGTGGACAGGTGAAGTCTGGGAGTTCCTGAGCTTCACTGAACGTTACCCGAGCGTCATCTACAACATCCTGCTGTTCGCGGTGACCAGTGCTTTAGGACAG ACCTTCATTTTCCTGACTGTGGTCAACTTtggacctctgacctgctccatcGTCACAACCACAAGGAAGTTCTTCACCATCCTCGGCTCAGTTCTTCTGTTTGGCAACTCCATGAGCACCCTGCAGTGGACCGGCACCATCCTGGTCTTCCTCG GTCTTGGATTCGATGCTAAATTTGGCAAACCCCCCAAGAAGACGACACATTGA
- the ndufa4a gene encoding cytochrome c oxidase subunit NDUFA4L, with protein sequence MLAVVRKQLKSHPALIPLLFFIGGGTTMSLMYLARLGLRNPDVCWDRKNNPEPWNKMAPTDQYKFFTVNMDYSKLKKEGPDF encoded by the exons ATGCTTGCTGTTGTCCGTAAACAGTTAAAAAGCCATCCTGCT CTTATCCCTCTATTATTCTTCATCGGAGGAGGCACGACCATGTCCTTGATGTACCTTGCGCGCCTGGGCTTGAGAAACCCAGATGTCTG CTGGGATCGCAAGAACAACCCGGAGCCCTGGAACAAGATGGCCCCAACTGATCAGTACAAG TTCTTCACCGTCAACATGGACTACagcaagctgaagaaggaaGGACCCGACTTCTAG